AAGGGGCTCTTCCTCAAGGAGGGCGAGCACGTCGGCCTGGTCGACACCGCCACGGGAGGCCAGCAGCTCGACTTCCTCGAGGACGAGCGGGCGTACGACGCGAGCGACATCGAGCGGAAGGCGACGGCCCCCGACTCGAACCGGAAGGTCGTCGAGGAGCTGAAGAAATACGCGTTGGAGCACGAGGCGAAGTACGGGCGTTTCCCGAAGACGCTCATCTTCGCGACCAACGACCTGCCCCACACCTCGCACGCCGACCAGCTCGTGAACCTCTGCCGCGAGGTCTTCGGGAGGGGAGAGGCGTTCGTCCAGAAAATCACGGGGAGCCCCACGGTCGACCGTCCGCTGAAACGCATCCGCGAGTTCAGGAACCGGCCGAACCCGGCCGTCGTCGTGACGGTCGACATGCTCTCGACCGGGGTCGACGTCCCGGACCTCGAATTCATCGTCTTCCTGCGGCCGGTGAAGTCCCGCATCCTCTTCGAGCAGATGCTCGGCCGCGGCACGCGGAAGGGCGAGCACCATCCCGACAAGTCGCACTTCACCGTGTTCGACTGCTTCGACGGGACGCTGCTCGCCTACTTCAAGCAGGCCTCGGCGTTCACGAGCGAGCCTCCGGCGAAGCCGACCCGGCCCATCAAGGAAATCATCGAGGACGTCTGGAACAACAAGGACCGGGCGTATAACGTGGGCTGCCTCGTCAAGCGGCTCCAGCGAATCGACAAGGAGATGTCGGGCGAGGCCAGGACGGACTTCGCGGCGTTCATCGCCGACGGCGACCTCGGCCGGTTCGCGAAGACCCTCAAGACGGCCGTCGCGAACGACTTCACCGGGACGATGAAGCTCCTCCGGAACGAATCCTTCCAGGACCTCCTTGCGAACTACAGGCGGCCTCAACGAGGCTTCGTCATCGCCCACGAGGCGAAGGACGTCGTCACGTCGCGGTGGCTCATCCGGGACGGCACGGGGAAGGAGCATCGGCCGGAGGACTACCTGAAGCTCTTCGCCGACTACGTCAGAGAGAACCCCGACCAGGTGGACGCCATCCGCATCCTCTTCGACCGGCCGAAGGAGTGGGGGACGGAGGCCCTGGGCGAGCTTCGGCGAAAGCTCGCGACGACCAAGCACCGATTCACAGAGGTGAATCTGCTGAAGGCCCACGAGGCCGCCTATCACAAGCCGCTCGTCGACATCATCTCGATGGTCAAGCACGCGGCCGACGAATCGGCGCCGCTCCTCACGGCCGAAGAGCGTGTGGACAAGGCCCTGGCGAAACTCAAGGCCGGCAAGACGTTCTCGGCCGATGAAGAGCGGTGGCTCGGCCGCATCCGCGAACACCTGGCGGCGAACCTGTCCATCGACCGGGACGACTTCGACGACGTCCCGGTCCTCTCGCGAGAGGGCGGCTGGGTCCAGGCGAACCGGGTTTTTCAGGGTAAGCTTGCGGGGCTCCTTCTCGAACTGAACGAGGCGATGGCGGCATGAGCGACATAGTCGGGAAACTCTGGGGCTTCTGCCACACGCTCCGGCACGACGGCGTCGATTACGGCGATTACATCGAGCAAATCACGTATCTGCTCTTCCTCAAGATGGCCTCCGAGCGTGTGCTCGAGGTCCCGAGCGGTTGCGAGTGGTCGAAGCTCCGAGACAAATCCGGGACCGACCTGACGGACCACTACATCGAAGTTTTGAGGACGCTCGGCAAGCAGCCGGGCATCCT
This genomic window from Paludisphaera mucosa contains:
- a CDS encoding type I restriction endonuclease subunit R, whose translation is MSSELEWLTRRNRIDTRLRAWGWDVVPHGPSFQPAEAHAKAVTEYPTANGPADYALFVNGRILGIVEAKKVSLGPQNVLVQAQRYSEGATDNPLQFGSYRVPFLYSSNGEVVWFHDVRNPLERSRRVADYPTPSGLEERLARDFDGDVRKLLALPNNHSRLRPYQVEANEAVEKAVADRKRQMLVAMATGCGKTFTMVNQAYRLIKSGVARRVLFLVDRRALAAQAVRAFAGFEPEPGLKFNKIYEVFSQRFRKEDFEEDGNEEKFDPEVLPSSYLLSPTGGHAFVYVCTIQRMAINLLGRAAAFEEGDEVRDVEEADKLDIPTHAFDCIIADECHRGYTSAELSTWRTVLDYFDAVKVGLTATPAAHTTAYFTDVVYRYEYRRAVEEGYLVDYDAVAVDSDIRMKGLFLKEGEHVGLVDTATGGQQLDFLEDERAYDASDIERKATAPDSNRKVVEELKKYALEHEAKYGRFPKTLIFATNDLPHTSHADQLVNLCREVFGRGEAFVQKITGSPTVDRPLKRIREFRNRPNPAVVVTVDMLSTGVDVPDLEFIVFLRPVKSRILFEQMLGRGTRKGEHHPDKSHFTVFDCFDGTLLAYFKQASAFTSEPPAKPTRPIKEIIEDVWNNKDRAYNVGCLVKRLQRIDKEMSGEARTDFAAFIADGDLGRFAKTLKTAVANDFTGTMKLLRNESFQDLLANYRRPQRGFVIAHEAKDVVTSRWLIRDGTGKEHRPEDYLKLFADYVRENPDQVDAIRILFDRPKEWGTEALGELRRKLATTKHRFTEVNLLKAHEAAYHKPLVDIISMVKHAADESAPLLTAEERVDKALAKLKAGKTFSADEERWLGRIREHLAANLSIDRDDFDDVPVLSREGGWVQANRVFQGKLAGLLLELNEAMAA